From one Lactiplantibacillus paraplantarum genomic stretch:
- a CDS encoding glycosyltransferase: protein MYYFVNTSINPKKSGIEHAEMKRLALFNQHHVPAKMVTRFFSLSLHQTLKTAGIKAENQINLFDFIQHSSKQPTKKVTIEDLHLASNLRVQPVGRHYEVYQNDQLLMKVNTFLNTQKQLNNVQYYDQNGKLVKTDWYDTRGFKGLEQFYAADGQVASEQVFNPDGEVVYQTFHMADRQSQVQNSLYRFINYEGQDWSFAGETAMTTFFLDELNRTTPHAVFVIDRTYELAYAALHMQTKAFKVMHLHSNHVNDPAHPKTAGLNFNYAYALNNLDQWNGVIASTQQQTADFQARFGNQPAVYTIPVGIVDDATLNAPKPAFDQRTAGKIIFVARLAEEKQQDQVIRAFKKVLAQVPNATLDFWGYANGDTGKQLHQLVEQLGLQSAVTFNDYTTDLTTVYNDAQLAMLTSRAEGFALALLEGQAHGVPQIAYDVKYGPRDIIRDGHDGQLVPVNDENALATAMIDLLTQPEKLATYSQQAYQDAKRFSTTAVWQQWQPLMKAAADFYQVEGATQR, encoded by the coding sequence ATGTATTATTTTGTGAATACCAGCATTAACCCGAAAAAATCGGGAATCGAACATGCTGAGATGAAACGGCTGGCACTTTTTAACCAGCATCACGTTCCTGCTAAGATGGTCACGCGATTCTTTTCGTTATCGTTACACCAGACGTTGAAAACGGCGGGAATTAAAGCTGAAAATCAAATTAATTTGTTTGATTTTATCCAACATTCAAGTAAACAACCAACTAAAAAAGTGACGATTGAAGATTTACACTTAGCATCAAATTTACGTGTGCAACCCGTTGGGCGTCATTATGAGGTCTATCAAAATGACCAGTTATTAATGAAGGTTAATACATTTCTGAACACGCAAAAACAACTGAACAATGTTCAATATTACGACCAAAATGGCAAGTTAGTTAAGACTGACTGGTATGATACTCGGGGATTCAAAGGACTTGAACAGTTTTATGCCGCTGATGGACAAGTGGCAAGTGAACAAGTCTTTAATCCGGACGGAGAGGTCGTCTATCAGACCTTTCATATGGCAGATCGACAAAGTCAGGTGCAAAATTCACTGTATCGCTTCATTAATTATGAGGGGCAGGACTGGTCATTTGCCGGTGAGACGGCGATGACGACCTTTTTCCTCGATGAACTTAATCGAACGACGCCACATGCGGTCTTTGTCATTGATCGGACTTATGAATTGGCCTACGCTGCGCTCCACATGCAGACTAAAGCGTTTAAAGTCATGCACCTACACAGCAATCATGTTAATGATCCAGCGCATCCGAAAACGGCTGGTCTCAATTTTAACTATGCTTATGCACTCAATAACCTGGATCAGTGGAACGGTGTCATTGCGTCGACTCAGCAACAAACTGCTGACTTTCAAGCCCGCTTTGGCAACCAACCGGCCGTTTATACGATTCCGGTCGGGATTGTCGATGACGCGACTTTGAACGCGCCCAAGCCCGCTTTTGATCAGCGTACCGCTGGTAAGATTATTTTTGTGGCGCGTTTAGCCGAAGAAAAGCAACAGGATCAGGTGATTCGGGCGTTCAAAAAGGTGTTGGCACAAGTGCCGAATGCAACCCTTGATTTCTGGGGCTATGCGAATGGCGATACGGGCAAGCAGCTACATCAACTCGTGGAACAACTGGGACTGCAATCGGCAGTGACGTTTAATGATTACACGACGGATTTGACGACTGTCTATAATGATGCTCAGCTGGCGATGCTCACCTCGCGGGCAGAAGGTTTTGCACTCGCCTTACTTGAAGGCCAAGCCCACGGGGTGCCTCAGATTGCTTATGATGTCAAATATGGGCCGCGGGATATTATTCGTGACGGTCACGACGGTCAATTGGTACCGGTTAATGATGAGAATGCGTTAGCTACGGCGATGATTGACTTATTGACACAGCCGGAAAAGTTAGCTACGTATAGTCAACAGGCTTATCAAGATGCCAAGCGTTTTAGTACGACCGCCGTTTGGCAACAGTGGCAACCACTTATGAAAGCCGCAGCCGATTTTTATCAAGTTGAGGGGGCAACGCAGCGATGA
- a CDS encoding LysM peptidoglycan-binding domain-containing protein, protein MKIKNALLTSLAATGLLALGTTVANADTVVVKAGDTVSEIALTHKTTITAIQKANHLKNVNLIYIGDKLEVNGKHHATTVTTQVPTSAASSTASSTSTSTASAAATSASTQSTSSTAVSSSTSTSTASDASSTATSSSTTSASSNATSSSTTSAASSSMTSTSTASAASSSAASSSTSSAASSSATSSSATSQASTASSATATSASMTKLSYNTASSAASTSTASSSSATTSSSTATTSSSTTTASSSSSTTSTSSSAEAAAKAWIANKESGGSYTASNGNYYGKYQLSKSLLNGDYSASNQETVADEYVASRYGSWVAAKAFWEANGYY, encoded by the coding sequence ATGAAAATTAAAAATGCCTTATTAACTTCATTGGCAGCTACCGGTCTGTTAGCCTTAGGTACTACCGTAGCTAATGCCGATACCGTGGTTGTTAAAGCTGGCGATACCGTCAGCGAAATTGCTTTAACGCATAAGACGACCATCACAGCGATTCAGAAAGCCAACCATTTAAAGAACGTTAACTTGATCTATATCGGTGACAAACTGGAAGTCAACGGCAAGCACCATGCAACCACGGTTACTACCCAAGTACCAACTAGTGCTGCTTCAAGTACGGCTAGTTCGACCAGTACCAGTACTGCCAGTGCGGCGGCCACTAGCGCTAGTACTCAAAGTACCAGCAGCACAGCCGTAAGTAGTAGTACGAGCACATCAACGGCCAGTGATGCATCCAGCACCGCTACCAGTTCGTCAACAACGAGTGCTTCAAGTAATGCCACTAGCTCATCAACCACCAGCGCTGCGTCAAGTAGCATGACCAGCACATCTACCGCTAGCGCCGCGTCAAGCAGTGCCGCCAGTTCGTCAACTAGCAGTGCCGCGTCAAGTAGTGCCACTTCAAGTTCTGCGACGAGCCAAGCTAGCACCGCGTCAAGTGCAACTGCTACTTCCGCTTCCATGACGAAGCTGAGCTACAACACGGCCTCCAGCGCCGCAAGCACGAGCACCGCATCCAGCAGTAGTGCCACAACTTCAAGTAGCACCGCCACGACTAGTAGCAGTACGACGACCGCTAGCAGCAGTTCGTCAACAACTAGCACATCAAGTAGTGCTGAAGCTGCCGCGAAAGCTTGGATCGCCAACAAAGAATCTGGTGGTTCATACACCGCATCCAATGGGAACTATTATGGTAAGTATCAACTCAGTAAGTCACTGCTAAACGGTGACTACTCGGCTTCTAATCAGGAAACAGTCGCTGACGAATACGTGGCTTCTCGCTACGGTTCATGGGTAGCGGCCAAGGCCTTCTGGGAAGCCAACGGTTATTACTAA
- a CDS encoding LysM peptidoglycan-binding domain-containing protein: MKIKHLLLSSLATTGAIALGATAAKADTVTVKAGDTVSEIADNHKTTVAAVQKLNHLKNVNLIYVGDKLQVNKHQTVKMTRTTTSAATPTTTATATSTSTQIHANTASSAVSTDTTSTVSQSSTNQASASSVTKATSQSTTAVVSQSSTSQASASSVASATSQSATSAVSQSSTSQASASSVTSAASQSTSTVASQSSTSQASASSVTSATSQSATSAASQSSTSQASASSVKSAASQSTTATSQSTTTTASSAATSSATTSSTTASQASSNTASSATSTTTSSTSTSEAAAKAWIAARESGGSYTATNGIYYGKYQLGKVLLNGDYSAANQEATADAYVAGRYGSWTAAKAFWQVNGWY; encoded by the coding sequence ATGAAAATTAAACACCTATTATTATCTTCATTAGCGACAACTGGTGCCATTGCCCTTGGTGCTACCGCTGCTAAGGCAGATACGGTGACGGTCAAAGCTGGTGACACGGTCAGTGAAATTGCCGATAACCACAAAACCACGGTTGCTGCCGTTCAAAAGTTGAACCACTTGAAGAACGTCAACTTAATTTACGTTGGGGACAAACTGCAAGTCAATAAGCACCAGACGGTTAAGATGACGCGGACCACTACTTCAGCAGCGACTCCAACTACCACCGCTACAGCAACTAGTACAAGCACTCAAATCCATGCTAATACAGCCAGTAGCGCGGTAAGTACCGATACCACTTCGACCGTTAGCCAAAGCAGTACGAATCAAGCTAGCGCCAGTTCAGTGACTAAGGCAACGAGTCAAAGTACCACGGCCGTCGTTAGCCAGAGTAGCACTAGTCAGGCAAGTGCCAGCTCAGTCGCTAGTGCGACGAGTCAAAGTGCCACGTCAGCTGTTAGCCAAAGCAGTACTAGTCAAGCCAGCGCTAGTTCAGTCACTAGTGCCGCTAGCCAGAGTACATCAACAGTCGCCAGTCAAAGCAGTACTAGCCAAGCTAGCGCTAGTTCAGTCACTAGTGCAACCAGTCAAAGTGCCACATCGGCAGCTAGCCAAAGCAGTACTAGTCAAGCCAGTGCTAGTTCAGTAAAAAGCGCGGCTAGTCAAAGTACGACGGCAACTAGCCAAAGCACCACAACTACCGCTAGCTCAGCAGCAACCAGTAGTGCAACTACCAGCAGCACAACTGCCAGTCAAGCTAGTTCAAACACAGCTAGTTCAGCGACGAGCACAACGACTAGTTCGACTAGTACATCTGAAGCTGCAGCCAAGGCCTGGATTGCTGCTCGTGAATCCGGTGGCTCATACACCGCAACCAACGGAATTTATTACGGTAAATACCAACTTGGTAAAGTTCTCTTGAATGGTGATTATTCTGCTGCCAACCAAGAAGCGACTGCCGACGCATACGTCGCTGGTCGTTACGGCTCATGGACCGCTGCTAAAGCGTTCTGGCAAGTAAACGGCTGGTACTAA
- a CDS encoding bifunctional transcriptional activator/DNA repair enzyme AdaA: protein MWRAICNNDATADGQFFYGVTSTGIFCRPSCHSRLPKRANVRLFNNADGALAAGFRPCKRCRPTGTIVAASEWVQTIKQIIEQHYAEPLTLSELAQRAHGAPFYLHHVFQQQTGQTPMAYLRLIRLAHARDLLTTTDQPIATIASACGFQSAAYFSTQFKQAYRQTPRQFRQQC from the coding sequence ATGTGGCGAGCTATTTGTAACAACGATGCAACGGCGGATGGTCAGTTTTTTTATGGTGTGACGAGTACGGGGATTTTTTGTCGACCCAGCTGTCACTCACGTTTACCTAAGCGGGCCAATGTACGTCTATTTAACAATGCTGATGGTGCCCTAGCGGCTGGTTTTCGTCCCTGCAAGCGTTGTCGACCAACCGGAACCATTGTAGCAGCTAGCGAGTGGGTACAAACGATCAAGCAAATTATTGAGCAGCACTATGCGGAACCGTTAACGCTGAGCGAGTTAGCACAACGGGCACATGGCGCGCCGTTTTACTTGCACCACGTTTTCCAACAACAGACAGGGCAAACACCAATGGCCTATTTGCGGTTAATCAGATTGGCACATGCCCGCGATTTGTTAACAACTACTGATCAACCAATTGCCACGATTGCATCAGCCTGTGGGTTTCAATCGGCAGCCTATTTTAGTACGCAGTTTAAGCAGGCTTATCGACAAACGCCACGGCAATTCCGACAACAATGCTAG
- a CDS encoding methylated-DNA--[protein]-cysteine S-methyltransferase produces the protein MHLTLTQTTINQQTYWLGATPAGLAFVGRANGPRDEWQTFFKSANIQYDQQANQQASQELHDYLTGHRRHFEVPLDQTTGTPLQQQVWQALTRIPYGQTATYSQLATMISRPTAVRAVASAVGKNPLLIIIPCHRICRKDGQLGGYRGGLPMKRALLALENAGVTK, from the coding sequence ATGCACTTAACATTGACCCAAACAACCATTAACCAGCAAACTTACTGGCTGGGTGCAACGCCCGCCGGTTTAGCCTTTGTTGGCCGTGCCAACGGTCCACGTGACGAATGGCAAACCTTCTTCAAATCCGCTAATATTCAGTATGATCAACAAGCTAATCAACAGGCAAGTCAAGAGTTACACGACTATTTAACTGGCCACCGCCGGCATTTTGAAGTTCCCCTTGACCAGACGACAGGCACGCCTTTACAACAACAAGTTTGGCAAGCTTTAACTCGTATTCCATACGGCCAAACCGCAACTTATTCACAGTTAGCCACGATGATTAGTCGGCCTACCGCCGTCCGAGCCGTCGCCAGCGCCGTTGGTAAAAATCCACTTCTCATCATTATTCCTTGCCATCGTATTTGCCGTAAGGACGGTCAACTAGGCGGTTATCGCGGTGGCTTACCAATGAAGCGCGCCCTATTGGCCTTGGAAAACGCCGGCGTGACCAAGTAG
- a CDS encoding ABC transporter ATP-binding protein, translating to MLSIAHIQKRFGTVQALNDVSFDVHDGEIMGLIGQNGAGKSTTFHSILNFLSFDGQITWNGQPLTADDYDQIGYLPEERSLMSKLTITQQIVYLARLKNQPARVTKGKIAAWMKRFAVKGQPTDKIDKLSKGNQQKVQLICTLIHDPKLIILDEPFSGLDPVNADLLKQAILDAKQRGAAIIFSSHDMSNVEAICDSLVMLRNGETVLKGTVEDVRAQFGRTRLFLTTDWPQAQLADLPGVTTVTQQGARRFRLELADASVGPAIFDQVTAGHYIEEFSQQPPTLDEIFRTEAGGVDHE from the coding sequence ATGCTATCTATCGCACATATCCAGAAGCGTTTCGGGACTGTTCAAGCATTAAATGACGTGTCATTTGACGTCCATGACGGGGAAATCATGGGATTGATTGGTCAAAATGGCGCGGGGAAATCAACCACGTTTCACAGCATCTTAAATTTTCTCTCATTCGATGGTCAGATTACTTGGAACGGGCAACCGTTGACCGCCGATGACTATGATCAAATCGGTTACTTACCCGAAGAACGTAGCCTAATGTCCAAGTTGACTATCACCCAACAAATCGTGTACTTGGCGCGGTTAAAAAATCAACCAGCGCGGGTGACCAAGGGTAAAATTGCTGCATGGATGAAGCGCTTTGCAGTCAAGGGACAACCGACCGATAAAATTGACAAGTTATCTAAGGGGAACCAACAAAAGGTCCAGCTGATTTGTACTTTGATTCATGATCCTAAACTAATTATCTTGGATGAACCGTTCAGCGGTTTGGACCCCGTCAACGCTGACCTGCTCAAACAAGCTATCCTTGATGCTAAGCAACGCGGCGCCGCGATTATTTTTTCCAGTCATGATATGAGTAATGTCGAAGCTATCTGCGACTCACTCGTCATGCTACGTAATGGCGAAACAGTCCTTAAGGGTACCGTTGAAGACGTCCGCGCCCAGTTTGGCCGCACCCGCCTCTTCTTGACGACTGACTGGCCGCAAGCTCAACTGGCTGATCTACCAGGAGTCACAACCGTTACACAACAAGGGGCCCGCCGCTTCCGACTCGAACTTGCCGATGCTTCAGTCGGTCCAGCGATTTTTGATCAAGTCACTGCTGGTCATTACATTGAAGAGTTCAGTCAGCAGCCACCAACGCTGGATGAGATTTTCCGAACTGAAGCGGGAGGTGTTGACCATGAATAA
- a CDS encoding ABC transporter permease: MNKTWIVTFETYLRQIKSWSFLSLVFMPFLFFGFVAAFSYFAAPSASKNDIAVVSTSPQLRTSFIKQSHVATANKYQTLASAKAATKRNDIAGYLVLTTKNQQLQAQFTGPNAVSSGDKAKIQQFLATVQSQRNVQRAQLSAKQAQALAVQPKFTEQLQKHAASDKTAKTVSFYIVVFFVYLILTTYSAITAQEIAADKGTKIMEVIFSSTTPRKYFNGKIYGVLLVIVTQLLVYLVGGFAVMQFVQRSSLTIDFWQQNTDLINQVIHNLVSINLLFALLAVLLYTVASAFCGALVTRVADASKAAQPVIYLSMLAFFMALAFQNTPDNLFVKIFSYIPFFSSYFMPLRLINGMATMPAAIVSLLILIATIIGSMIYIGRIYGGLMLQTDELGFWGNLKRGLRLK, encoded by the coding sequence ATGAATAAGACTTGGATCGTGACTTTTGAAACCTACTTACGGCAGATCAAATCCTGGAGCTTTTTGTCACTCGTTTTTATGCCCTTCTTGTTCTTCGGGTTCGTGGCCGCCTTTTCTTATTTTGCGGCTCCTAGCGCTAGTAAGAATGACATCGCGGTCGTTAGCACTAGCCCACAATTACGCACAAGTTTCATTAAACAGAGTCATGTGGCTACCGCTAATAAATACCAAACACTCGCCAGCGCCAAGGCTGCGACGAAGCGCAATGACATCGCCGGCTACCTTGTCTTAACAACCAAGAATCAACAGTTGCAAGCGCAGTTCACTGGTCCTAATGCCGTCAGCAGCGGCGATAAGGCTAAGATTCAACAGTTCTTAGCCACTGTCCAAAGCCAACGCAACGTGCAGCGCGCACAACTAAGTGCCAAGCAGGCTCAGGCGTTGGCTGTCCAGCCAAAATTTACTGAACAATTGCAGAAACACGCCGCTTCAGATAAAACGGCTAAAACGGTCTCCTTCTATATTGTGGTCTTCTTTGTCTACTTGATTTTGACCACCTACTCAGCAATCACAGCCCAAGAGATTGCTGCTGACAAGGGAACCAAGATTATGGAAGTCATCTTCTCAAGTACGACACCGCGGAAATACTTCAATGGTAAAATTTACGGTGTCTTACTAGTCATTGTGACCCAACTGCTCGTCTACTTAGTGGGTGGCTTTGCCGTCATGCAGTTCGTTCAACGTAGTTCGCTCACAATTGATTTTTGGCAACAAAACACTGATTTGATCAATCAAGTAATCCACAACTTGGTCTCAATCAACTTGTTGTTCGCATTACTGGCCGTACTACTCTACACCGTGGCGTCGGCCTTCTGTGGGGCTTTGGTGACCCGGGTCGCGGATGCTAGTAAGGCGGCACAACCGGTCATCTATCTGAGTATGCTAGCGTTTTTCATGGCCCTAGCTTTTCAGAACACACCCGACAATCTCTTTGTTAAGATTTTCTCATATATTCCGTTCTTCTCATCATACTTCATGCCATTGCGCCTCATTAACGGCATGGCAACGATGCCCGCTGCAATCGTGTCACTCCTGATTCTCATTGCAACAATCATTGGGAGTATGATCTACATCGGCCGAATCTATGGTGGGCTAATGTTACAGACGGATGAACTCGGTTTCTGGGGCAACTTAAAGCGTGGTTTACGGTTGAAGTAA
- a CDS encoding SDR family oxidoreductase produces MTVKNKVVVITGASSGIGATTAKQLASNGAKVVLGARREERLAALVDEIKAAGGQAAYRVTDVTKSADVQALVKLAQTQFGGLDVIFNNAGIMPTSPISALHTDEWDQMIDINIKGVLNGVAAVMPIFTAQKSGQIITTSSVAGIKSFAGSGVYGATKFAVRNLMEVIRMESAQEGTNIRTVSLYPAAINTELLHTITDKTAKQNMTDFYQQVGISPAAVANVVNFAIDQPEDVNVNEFTIYPTKQA; encoded by the coding sequence ATGACAGTTAAAAACAAAGTCGTTGTGATTACGGGGGCCTCGTCCGGAATTGGGGCGACGACCGCTAAGCAATTAGCCAGTAATGGTGCTAAAGTCGTATTGGGCGCACGGCGTGAAGAACGCCTGGCCGCTTTAGTTGATGAAATCAAGGCCGCTGGTGGACAAGCGGCCTATCGGGTGACGGATGTAACGAAGTCAGCTGATGTACAAGCACTAGTTAAGCTAGCCCAAACGCAATTCGGTGGACTTGACGTGATTTTCAATAATGCCGGGATTATGCCGACATCGCCAATCAGTGCCTTACACACGGATGAATGGGACCAGATGATTGATATTAACATCAAAGGCGTCTTGAACGGGGTGGCCGCGGTCATGCCAATCTTTACCGCTCAAAAATCTGGTCAGATTATTACGACATCGTCAGTGGCTGGGATTAAGTCCTTTGCTGGCTCCGGCGTGTACGGTGCTACGAAGTTTGCGGTTCGTAATTTGATGGAAGTCATTCGGATGGAAAGTGCCCAAGAAGGCACCAATATTCGAACGGTCAGCTTATATCCAGCGGCCATCAATACGGAATTACTGCACACGATTACGGATAAGACGGCCAAACAGAATATGACTGATTTTTATCAACAAGTGGGAATCAGTCCAGCCGCCGTTGCGAACGTGGTCAACTTTGCCATTGACCAACCAGAAGATGTTAACGTTAATGAGTTTACGATTTATCCGACGAAGCAGGCTTAA
- a CDS encoding carboxymuconolactone decarboxylase family protein — protein MAVKQTAGRDNLGKLAPQFAALNDDVLFGEVWSRESALSLHDRSMITIACLMTSGDFPQLKAHFKMGKDHGISKDEAVEIVTHLAFYAGWPKAWSAMALIKEVYGE, from the coding sequence ATGGCAGTTAAACAAACCGCAGGACGCGACAATTTAGGCAAATTAGCACCACAATTTGCCGCATTAAATGATGATGTGTTATTTGGTGAAGTCTGGTCACGCGAAAGCGCACTAAGTTTACATGATCGGAGCATGATTACGATTGCATGCTTAATGACCAGTGGTGATTTTCCACAATTAAAGGCCCATTTTAAGATGGGCAAGGATCATGGGATTTCAAAGGATGAAGCCGTTGAAATCGTTACCCACTTGGCTTTTTATGCGGGCTGGCCTAAGGCGTGGTCAGCAATGGCACTGATTAAAGAAGTTTACGGTGAATAG
- a CDS encoding cupin domain-containing protein yields MTTTNNSGLFGLGVKNEAYQQYFIGQSYLNALAGDEQVDVNVSNVTFEPGCRNNWHIHHNGYQILLVTSGEGWYQEAGKPAQLLHPGDVVTIHPGVKHWHGATKDSWFAHIAITKGTSEWLELVDDEAYAKL; encoded by the coding sequence ATGACAACAACTAATAACAGTGGTTTATTTGGCTTAGGTGTGAAGAATGAGGCTTACCAACAATACTTTATTGGTCAAAGTTACCTGAACGCCTTAGCCGGTGATGAGCAGGTCGACGTGAATGTTTCCAACGTGACGTTTGAACCCGGCTGTCGGAATAATTGGCATATTCATCATAATGGCTACCAAATCTTATTGGTGACGAGTGGTGAAGGTTGGTATCAAGAAGCTGGTAAGCCAGCCCAATTATTACATCCCGGCGACGTCGTCACAATTCATCCCGGTGTGAAGCATTGGCATGGTGCAACAAAGGATAGTTGGTTTGCCCACATCGCGATTACTAAGGGGACTAGCGAATGGCTCGAACTAGTTGACGATGAAGCCTACGCAAAATTATAA
- a CDS encoding MerR family transcriptional regulator, with protein sequence MTTTTTERYSIGDFAKAVGLSAPTLRYYEKAGLIEPHRLDNGRRYYETADINWVKFLLHLKGTGMSISELQQYVTWRAAGDDTISQRLALLKHVKEDFLVQFNEVQHHLQILNDKINWYEEKEAGITQDHEDFSSYLQRFGHHE encoded by the coding sequence TTGACAACTACCACCACTGAACGTTATTCGATCGGTGACTTCGCTAAAGCCGTTGGTCTCAGCGCGCCCACACTACGCTACTACGAAAAAGCGGGCTTGATTGAACCACATCGCTTAGACAATGGCCGGCGCTATTATGAGACCGCCGATATTAACTGGGTCAAATTCTTATTACATCTCAAAGGAACGGGCATGAGTATTAGCGAATTGCAACAATACGTCACTTGGCGGGCAGCGGGCGACGACACAATTTCCCAGCGATTGGCCCTGCTCAAGCACGTTAAAGAAGACTTTCTCGTCCAGTTCAACGAAGTCCAACATCATCTACAAATTCTCAACGACAAAATTAATTGGTATGAAGAAAAGGAAGCTGGCATTACCCAGGATCACGAAGATTTTTCGAGTTACTTGCAACGGTTTGGGCATCACGAGTAA
- a CDS encoding IS3 family transposase: MERDSKESEVSGWSSIDRISKYQAIQELAGKYPISWLCQEVGIKRRSYYKWLNRTLTANERLNDELVKFMLKLEISHNYIFGVETLVMHINEETEYHVNAKRIRRLMQVNHIKSSIRISKHDRKAEYKEMMSANIIKHDFNQEESNKVWTTDCTELKYGNQSLNKLRLSAIKDLHDHSIVAWAIDDTETTTLVTATVNKAMKSNDLAANELILHTDQGSAYTSLEFNRALNSYGICHSMSRPGTPGDNAPMESFWSHLKDEDLSFKTALTKEELLQNITKAIDWYNNGRRQKSLKGMTPTECRNHALRFKAS; encoded by the coding sequence ATTGAAAGAGATTCAAAGGAGAGTGAAGTAAGTGGTTGGTCATCAATCGACCGGATCTCAAAATATCAGGCAATTCAAGAACTAGCCGGTAAATATCCCATAAGTTGGTTGTGTCAAGAAGTCGGGATCAAGCGGAGGTCATATTATAAATGGTTGAACCGGACATTAACCGCTAATGAACGACTAAATGATGAGCTAGTTAAATTCATGCTTAAATTAGAAATTAGCCATAATTATATATTTGGTGTTGAAACCTTAGTTATGCACATCAACGAAGAGACTGAGTACCATGTGAATGCCAAACGTATCAGAAGATTAATGCAAGTTAACCATATCAAATCATCGATTCGCATTAGTAAACATGATCGTAAAGCGGAATATAAAGAAATGATGTCAGCCAATATCATCAAGCATGATTTTAATCAGGAAGAATCTAATAAGGTTTGGACAACCGACTGTACTGAATTAAAATACGGTAATCAAAGTCTCAACAAACTACGACTTAGTGCCATCAAGGATTTACACGATCACAGTATCGTTGCCTGGGCGATCGATGATACCGAAACGACAACACTGGTGACAGCAACTGTTAATAAAGCAATGAAAAGTAATGACCTGGCCGCCAACGAATTAATTTTACACACTGACCAAGGTTCGGCCTATACATCATTAGAATTCAATCGGGCCCTTAATAGCTATGGCATTTGCCATAGCATGTCAAGACCGGGGACACCTGGAGACAACGCGCCTATGGAGAGTTTCTGGAGTCATTTAAAAGATGAGGACTTAAGTTTTAAAACCGCATTGACCAAAGAAGAATTACTTCAAAACATTACCAAAGCAATTGACTGGTACAACAACGGTCGACGTCAAAAGTCATTAAAAGGCATGACCCCGACAGAATGTCGAAATCATGCCCTCCGATTTAAAGCATCATAA
- a CDS encoding helix-turn-helix domain-containing protein, translating to MRSNRKYSFDEKINILNLIDNNHTVQSIARDLQINKNVIHQWKRLYDLNGSEGLRHQRKNRSYSQAFKERIVQEHIKEKLSFPKLATKYGLSSAGMVSNWFRDYTIGKKTYSNRNPRNRKMKDGRKTTQIERIEIAQWTIANDYAYHEAASHFEVSYQQVYTWVKKLNNGGVDALADRRGKSKATPLTELDIAKLKIKELEARTKHLEMEKDLSKKLKEIQRRVK from the coding sequence ATGCGTTCAAATAGAAAGTATTCATTTGATGAAAAGATTAACATTCTTAATCTGATTGATAATAACCATACGGTGCAATCAATTGCCAGGGATCTACAAATAAATAAAAACGTTATTCATCAATGGAAAAGATTGTACGATCTCAATGGAAGTGAAGGCTTAAGGCATCAAAGAAAAAATCGCAGCTATTCTCAAGCATTCAAAGAAAGGATTGTACAGGAACATATCAAAGAAAAGCTGTCTTTTCCAAAATTAGCCACCAAGTATGGTTTGAGTAGCGCCGGGATGGTGTCTAATTGGTTTAGAGATTATACTATTGGAAAGAAAACTTATTCCAATAGAAATCCGAGGAACCGAAAGATGAAAGACGGACGCAAGACAACCCAAATTGAACGCATTGAAATAGCTCAATGGACTATCGCCAACGACTATGCTTACCACGAGGCCGCTAGCCATTTTGAGGTCTCGTATCAACAAGTTTATACCTGGGTCAAGAAGCTAAATAACGGCGGTGTGGACGCTTTAGCCGACCGCCGTGGGAAAAGTAAAGCTACGCCACTTACCGAGTTAGATATCGCTAAACTGAAAATAAAAGAATTAGAAGCTAGAACTAAACATTTGGAAATGGAAAAGGACCTGTCAAAAAAATTGAAAGAGATTCAAAGGAGAGTGAAGTAA